Sequence from the Paenibacillus tundrae genome:
ATATCCGAGTCCACCTAGCTTCCACATGTCGGAAAGGGTGAGGTTCGTATCTACATAAGGGCTAACCTCTTCCAGAATGGAAGGCAGCTTTGCGATGGTTGTCGTCGACTGCATCTTTGCTGCAACCGCCTTGAGGAACTCACGTTGACGCTCTGAACGTGCGAAGTCTGACATGGCATCATGACGGAAGCGTACATACATCAGAGCGGTATTTCCATCTAAATGCTGATAGCCTTTTTTAAGATCAATGTCGTATTCGTTATTGTCTGCTTTACTTGTATAATGCATGTCCTTCTCTACATCAAAATCCACACCGCCAACGGCATCCACTAATTTAATGAATCCTTGGAAATCCGTATACACATAATACTGAACAGGAATACCGAGTAAGTCACTTGCGGCTTTCATTGCTGTGTTAGGGCCATGTGTAATCGCGGTATTAATCCGATCCTTACCGTAGCCGTCTATATTCATATAAGTGTCTCGCAGAATGGAGAACAGATTAATTTTTTTGGTGAGTGGATCAAGTGATACCACCATCATGCTGTCTGAACGAGGAAC
This genomic interval carries:
- a CDS encoding LCP family protein, with amino-acid sequence MTRKTKRTIWISLAAFVLIVGGAAAFYFGSILNQLNGLQKEGDESPFAGIENVEKVNTPDPPKWEGTDTVNILVMGVDARGLAKGEVPRSDSMMVVSLDPLTKKINLFSILRDTYMNIDGYGKDRINTAITHGPNTAMKAASDLLGIPVQYYVYTDFQGFIKLVDAVGGVDFDVEKDMHYTSKADNNEYDIDLKKGYQHLDGNTALMYVRFRHDAMSDFARSERQREFLKAVAAKMQSTTTIAKLPSILEEVSPYVDTNLTLSDMWKLGGLGYQSSMNGSEQIPPMNMLKEERTAGGAQVLTVTNEEKLKQHIQDIIHPPAEPEDNGTVTEDKTASGDEPKSSEQPAQ